One Paraburkholderia kururiensis DNA window includes the following coding sequences:
- a CDS encoding TetR/AcrR family transcriptional regulator — translation MTKNSNGKTSARAGYHHGDLRRTLVRIAREEIAQSGAHAVSLASLARLAGVSQPAPYRHFADRDALLEAVTTEGFDEFSATLAAAASAGEAGGALKAMALAYVAFGEANVELYRLMFASHVVPKAGSGSALEAAAVGAFNRLREALSATTPADRVDDEAHLVWAQLHGLVMLKADGHIKRPLSQLVEVSSLFNRG, via the coding sequence ATGACCAAAAATTCAAACGGAAAAACCTCCGCGCGGGCCGGCTACCATCACGGCGACCTTCGGCGGACGCTGGTGCGAATCGCACGGGAAGAGATTGCGCAGAGCGGTGCCCATGCGGTGTCGCTGGCCTCGCTTGCGCGGCTTGCCGGCGTTAGCCAGCCGGCCCCTTATCGGCATTTTGCGGACCGCGACGCATTGCTCGAGGCGGTCACGACGGAAGGGTTCGACGAGTTCTCGGCGACGCTGGCCGCCGCCGCATCGGCTGGAGAGGCAGGCGGCGCGCTGAAAGCCATGGCGCTTGCCTATGTCGCATTCGGCGAAGCGAATGTCGAACTCTATCGGCTGATGTTCGCGTCGCACGTCGTGCCCAAGGCGGGCTCGGGAAGCGCGCTGGAAGCCGCCGCCGTGGGCGCCTTCAACCGCTTGCGTGAAGCCTTGTCCGCTACGACTCCCGCAGATCGCGTCGACGACGAAGCCCATCTGGTCTGGGCTCAACTGCATGGGCTTGTCATGCTGAAGGCGGACGGCCACATCAAGCGTCCGTTGTCGCAACTGGTGGAGGTATCGAGCCTCTTCAACCGGGGCTGA
- a CDS encoding SDR family oxidoreductase translates to MSNTILVTGATGTVGRELVNALKAAGANLVAMSSTGKAVEGIETRHADLANPASLVPALRGIHTLFLLLPLQADMVELARNALDAARMAGVKHIVRSSGAEAVSANPSAVGLVQRQIDELVKQSGMAYTLTLPNCFMQNYLTFYGDAIRAGTLYLPQGEGKVSFVDVRDIAAVNASILRQPAAHAGKTYTLTGREALSNADVVERIGAALGRSIGYVAVPDEAAIASMREAQLDAWSIETVMSLNRAIAAGHAAAVSPDVETLLAQPPRTFEQFVTDHAASWGGKAAR, encoded by the coding sequence ATGTCGAACACCATTCTTGTTACCGGTGCCACCGGCACCGTAGGCCGCGAACTCGTCAACGCGCTTAAAGCGGCCGGAGCGAACCTCGTGGCCATGTCGTCCACCGGCAAAGCCGTTGAGGGCATCGAAACCCGCCATGCCGATCTCGCGAACCCCGCGAGCCTCGTGCCCGCGTTGCGCGGCATCCACACCCTGTTCCTGCTGCTTCCGCTGCAGGCCGACATGGTCGAGCTGGCCCGCAATGCCCTCGACGCGGCCAGAATGGCCGGCGTCAAGCACATCGTTCGCTCGTCGGGGGCCGAAGCCGTGTCCGCAAACCCTTCTGCGGTGGGTCTCGTCCAGAGGCAGATCGACGAGTTGGTGAAGCAGTCCGGTATGGCGTACACGCTGACGCTGCCAAATTGCTTCATGCAGAACTATCTGACGTTCTACGGCGATGCGATCCGCGCAGGGACGCTTTATCTGCCACAGGGCGAGGGAAAGGTCTCGTTCGTCGACGTGCGCGACATAGCGGCCGTCAACGCTTCGATTCTCCGGCAACCTGCCGCGCACGCCGGCAAGACGTACACGCTGACCGGCCGTGAGGCGTTGTCCAACGCCGACGTCGTTGAGCGCATTGGTGCAGCGCTGGGACGCAGCATCGGCTACGTGGCCGTGCCGGATGAAGCCGCGATCGCCTCCATGCGGGAAGCGCAGCTGGACGCGTGGTCGATCGAAACCGTCATGAGCTTGAATCGCGCTATCGCGGCCGGCCACGCGGCGGCAGTGAGCCCCGATGTCGAGACGCTGCTCGCGCAGCCCCCGCGCACCTTCGAGCAGTTCGTAACGGATCACGCGGCAAGCTGGGGTGGGAAAGCAGCGCGCTGA
- a CDS encoding malate dehydrogenase, with amino-acid sequence MSKPAQRVAVTGAAGQIAYSLLFRIARGDLLGEDQPVILQLLELPQALEALRGVVMELEDCAFPLLRSIEISDNPRVAFRDADYAMLVGSRPRGKGMERRDLLAANGAIFRTQGEALNEVASREIKVLVVGNPANTNAWVARRYAPDLPADAISAMIRLDHNRAVSKLAARCGVAVDAVSRMIVWGNHSPTMYPDYRFALIDGQPAAVRVADERWNREVFIPEVARRGTAIIEARGASSAASAANAAIDQMRDWIHGSADGWVSMSVPSDGSYGVPEGLMFGVPVICRDGTFERVAGLEIDAFAREKIGASVQELVEESLAVEAMLFAHGA; translated from the coding sequence ATGTCCAAACCCGCACAGCGTGTGGCCGTCACCGGCGCGGCCGGCCAGATCGCGTATTCGCTGTTGTTCCGCATTGCCCGCGGCGACCTGCTGGGCGAAGATCAGCCCGTCATCCTCCAGTTGCTCGAACTGCCGCAAGCGCTGGAGGCGCTGCGTGGTGTGGTGATGGAACTCGAAGACTGCGCCTTCCCGCTGCTGCGTTCCATCGAAATCAGCGACAACCCGCGCGTCGCGTTTCGCGACGCCGACTACGCGATGCTCGTGGGTTCGCGTCCGCGCGGCAAAGGCATGGAGCGGCGCGATCTGCTGGCAGCCAACGGCGCGATCTTCCGCACGCAGGGCGAGGCGCTCAACGAAGTGGCGAGTCGCGAGATCAAGGTGCTCGTGGTCGGCAATCCCGCCAATACCAATGCGTGGGTGGCCCGCCGCTATGCGCCGGACCTGCCGGCCGACGCCATTTCGGCCATGATCCGCCTCGACCACAATCGCGCGGTCTCGAAGCTTGCCGCGCGCTGTGGCGTCGCAGTAGACGCGGTCAGCCGCATGATCGTCTGGGGCAATCATTCGCCCACGATGTACCCCGACTATCGCTTCGCGTTGATCGACGGACAGCCGGCGGCGGTGCGCGTGGCCGACGAGCGCTGGAATCGCGAAGTCTTCATTCCGGAGGTGGCGCGTCGCGGCACCGCGATCATCGAAGCGCGCGGGGCATCTTCCGCGGCCTCGGCCGCGAATGCCGCCATCGACCAGATGCGCGACTGGATTCACGGCAGCGCCGACGGCTGGGTGTCGATGAGCGTGCCGTCCGATGGCTCTTACGGTGTGCCCGAAGGGCTCATGTTCGGCGTGCCCGTGATCTGTCGCGACGGCACGTTCGAGCGGGTTGCGGGGCTCGAGATCGACGCGTTTGCGCGCGAGAAGATCGGCGCTTCGGTACAGGAGCTGGTGGAAGAATCGCTCGCCGTCGAGGCCATGCTCTTCGCGCACGGCGCATGA
- a CDS encoding TDT family transporter, producing MNAKTYGALPTHRRQGWAERVRQFTPNWFAMTMGNGVVYLVLAGLPWHFAGQTALAQMLWAVSIALYAVFTAMLIGRWVFYPETIRPMLHHPLQSMFLGAVPMGLAPIINGIVLFAGPHLGDGAYQLAYKLWCLDALLAIAVAIGVPYMMFTAQSHAFERITAVLLLPIVAPEVAAASAAVLAPHVDAQTARFLVAAGYVLWALSVPLAFSVLTVVFFRLVIHKLPHRDLGPSSWLTLGPIGTGALGLLTLGLAAPAAYAGTPLAATALVARDIGLIGSLLLWGVGLWWLATAMLFTVRYSREGLPFNLGWWGFTFPLGVYTVATFGLYRATGFAAFAVFGGVLATMLGAFWVVVLSRTLRGLARGELFHAPCLVALSRAALG from the coding sequence ATGAACGCGAAAACGTATGGCGCATTGCCGACGCACCGTCGGCAAGGATGGGCGGAAAGAGTGCGGCAATTCACGCCGAACTGGTTTGCCATGACGATGGGCAACGGCGTCGTGTATCTCGTGCTGGCGGGACTGCCGTGGCATTTCGCCGGGCAGACGGCGTTGGCCCAGATGCTCTGGGCCGTCAGCATCGCGCTTTATGCCGTCTTCACGGCGATGCTGATCGGGCGCTGGGTCTTCTATCCCGAGACGATCCGGCCGATGCTGCATCACCCGCTGCAGTCCATGTTCCTCGGCGCGGTGCCCATGGGGCTGGCGCCGATCATCAACGGCATCGTGCTCTTTGCTGGTCCGCATCTGGGCGACGGCGCCTATCAGCTCGCCTATAAGCTGTGGTGCCTCGACGCGCTGCTCGCGATCGCCGTGGCCATCGGCGTGCCGTACATGATGTTCACGGCCCAAAGCCACGCGTTCGAGCGCATCACGGCGGTGCTGTTGCTGCCCATCGTCGCGCCCGAAGTGGCTGCGGCCAGCGCCGCCGTGCTGGCGCCGCATGTCGATGCGCAAACGGCCCGCTTCCTCGTGGCCGCGGGCTACGTGCTCTGGGCGCTTTCGGTGCCGCTCGCGTTCAGCGTGCTCACCGTCGTTTTCTTCCGGCTCGTCATTCACAAGCTTCCGCATCGCGACCTGGGCCCGTCGAGCTGGCTCACGCTGGGTCCGATCGGCACCGGCGCACTCGGTCTGCTGACCCTCGGTCTCGCCGCGCCCGCTGCGTATGCCGGCACGCCGCTCGCTGCCACGGCGCTGGTCGCGCGTGACATCGGTTTGATCGGAAGCTTGCTGCTGTGGGGCGTGGGCCTCTGGTGGCTGGCTACGGCCATGCTCTTCACGGTGCGCTACTCCCGCGAGGGCTTGCCCTTCAATCTTGGATGGTGGGGCTTCACGTTCCCGCTCGGCGTCTACACCGTCGCGACCTTCGGGCTGTATCGCGCGACAGGCTTCGCTGCGTTTGCCGTGTTCGGCGGCGTGCTCGCGACGATGCTGGGCGCCTTCTGGGTGGTCGTGCTGTCGCGTACGTTGCGCGGTCTTGCGCGTGGCGAACTGTTCCATGCTCCGTGCCTCGTTGCTCTGTCGCGAGCCGCGCTGGGCTGA
- a CDS encoding alpha/beta fold hydrolase, whose protein sequence is MNQEIMVTQDAVDYTQHWWPSHKPAFMSLTNGGPQVRYLRAGHGPALVLLHSLRTQLDLFQRVIPKLVGRFTVYAFDYPGFGWSEIVPGADYQEPAMRTHVVNFIERLDLRDVTLVGESLGATLALTAAAVLRDRVKQVVAFNPYDYLPGVERANLLASLVVKSVRAPVIGPAFAAMESRSTLAGILKGGLHDPRNLPPDFIDELLKSGKRPGYSQLARAMYRALPSYVSARQGYTRIDAPVTLVYGDRDWSRPVEREANVKLIRNAKTIVLNDAGHIVSLDKPDDFARFVLDTQSTLCPAV, encoded by the coding sequence ATGAATCAGGAAATCATGGTTACTCAAGACGCAGTCGACTATACGCAACACTGGTGGCCCAGTCACAAACCGGCTTTCATGTCGTTGACGAACGGCGGCCCTCAGGTCCGCTATCTGCGCGCGGGCCACGGTCCGGCGCTGGTTTTGCTGCACTCCCTTCGTACCCAGCTGGACCTGTTTCAGCGCGTCATCCCGAAGCTCGTCGGTCGCTTCACCGTGTATGCGTTCGATTACCCCGGCTTTGGGTGGTCGGAAATCGTGCCTGGCGCCGACTATCAAGAGCCGGCAATGCGCACACATGTCGTGAACTTCATCGAACGGCTCGATCTGCGCGACGTCACCCTGGTGGGCGAGTCGCTAGGCGCCACGTTGGCATTGACCGCGGCAGCCGTACTCCGCGATCGCGTGAAACAAGTCGTTGCCTTCAACCCGTACGACTATCTTCCGGGTGTGGAGCGGGCAAATCTGCTCGCGTCCCTCGTCGTCAAGAGCGTGCGCGCGCCCGTTATCGGGCCGGCTTTCGCGGCCATGGAAAGCCGGTCCACACTCGCCGGCATCCTCAAAGGCGGCCTTCACGACCCGCGCAACCTGCCGCCGGACTTCATCGACGAATTGCTGAAAAGCGGAAAACGCCCGGGCTACTCACAGCTCGCGCGCGCCATGTACAGAGCCTTGCCGAGCTACGTTTCGGCAAGACAGGGCTACACAAGGATCGACGCCCCCGTCACGCTGGTCTACGGCGATCGCGATTGGTCGCGTCCGGTCGAACGCGAAGCGAACGTGAAGCTGATCAGGAATGCAAAGACGATCGTTCTGAATGACGCCGGTCACATCGTTTCGCTCGACAAGCCGGACGACTTTGCCCGCTTCGTTCTGGACACCCAATCAACCCTCTGCCCCGCCGTCTGA
- a CDS encoding type 1 glutamine amidotransferase domain-containing protein, translated as MSQILLPLPSRDFDPSEVSVSWKILTQCGHQVVFATPDGKPGACDPIMLSGIGLDPWSGIPVLRNVRVLGHLLGANADARRAYAEMQRDANFANPIRWDQTGHKDFDGLLLGGGHWARGMREYLESSHLQRVTTDFFAEEKPVAAICHGVLLAARSTRADGLSVLYGRKTTALTWALERKASVLAHVGRFWDRNYYRTYTEAAGQPAGYMSVQQEVTRALASAGDFVDVPAGDPDFRRKTSGTARDTATDNRPAWVVRDRNYVSARWPGDVHTFARMFAAVLDAAAVERSRCAGGDSRSGQPAAQTATARA; from the coding sequence ATGAGCCAAATTCTGCTGCCGCTTCCCAGCCGCGATTTCGATCCCTCCGAAGTCTCAGTGAGCTGGAAAATCCTGACCCAGTGCGGCCATCAGGTCGTCTTCGCAACGCCGGACGGCAAACCGGGCGCCTGCGACCCGATCATGCTCTCTGGTATCGGGCTAGACCCCTGGAGCGGCATTCCGGTGCTTCGCAATGTCCGCGTCCTGGGCCACCTGTTGGGTGCCAACGCGGACGCCCGGCGCGCCTATGCCGAAATGCAGCGTGACGCGAACTTTGCGAACCCCATCCGCTGGGACCAGACCGGACACAAGGACTTCGACGGCCTGCTGTTGGGCGGCGGACACTGGGCGCGCGGCATGCGCGAGTACCTCGAAAGTTCTCACCTTCAGCGCGTCACCACCGACTTCTTCGCCGAGGAAAAACCGGTGGCCGCGATCTGTCATGGCGTGCTGCTGGCCGCCCGCAGCACGCGGGCCGATGGCCTCTCCGTGCTATACGGAAGAAAGACCACGGCGCTCACCTGGGCGCTCGAACGCAAGGCAAGTGTGCTGGCCCATGTCGGGCGCTTCTGGGATCGCAACTATTACCGCACCTATACGGAGGCCGCGGGACAACCGGCCGGGTACATGTCCGTACAGCAAGAAGTCACGCGCGCCCTCGCCAGCGCCGGGGACTTCGTCGACGTTCCCGCAGGCGACCCCGATTTCCGACGCAAGACGAGCGGTACAGCCCGCGATACCGCGACGGACAATCGTCCCGCCTGGGTGGTGCGCGACCGCAACTACGTGTCCGCGCGCTGGCCGGGAGACGTCCACACCTTTGCCCGCATGTTTGCCGCAGTGCTCGACGCTGCGGCAGTCGAGCGGTCACGATGCGCGGGCGGTGACTCTCGCTCCGGGCAACCGGCCGCACAAACCGCTACCGCTCGCGCCTGA